From Planctomycetia bacterium:
GGTCGGAGTCTCGTCTCCTCACACGGCCCAACATCGCACGCCGCGCCGCGAGATTCAACGCGAAGAATTGGGCCAAAGTAGCAGGCACGTTCCACATGCCGTCCGCCACAGCTGATACGGAACGATCATCACGCTGCGGCCCCGGATATGCATCCGGGGCTATTGAACGGAGGCTGTGTGCGTCGCGATGCTGCACTCAGCTCGAACGACGCACGTGGCTACGGCACGTGGAACGTGCCTGCTACTTTGCCTTACTTCGTCTTCAAGGCCAGATCCGCAATCTCGCTCGTTCCCTCGTCGTCGTTGTGCCAGAGGGCGTCGAGGTAGCTCGTCACGCGGCGGCGGGCCGTAGCGAGATAGTAGCGGGCCACTTTCAGATCGCGGCACTTTTGGGTTTCGTCGGCGTGTTCGTCGCGGCAGAGAGCGTCGAGTCGGTTGAGCACGCAGCCGCACACGTAAAGCTCCGTCGCGGCATCGGCGACGCGACCCAATAGATACTGTTTTTCCAGGATCGCCTCTTGATGGTTTCGCAACAGCGCCTCGACCGCGGCGCCGAACTTGCCGACCATTTTTCCGAGTTGCGCGGCGTCGTCGTGCAACTCCGTGCTGCGCACATGCACCGTCGGCGAGCTCAACAGCGCCCCGACTTTGCGAGCCATGAAGCCACTAAGTTTGCCGACGTTGCCGAGCGGGTGCTTGGCGGCTTCGAGAATCCCTTGCAGCTCGAGTCCCACGTCGCGCATGCCGACCAGCGCGATGAAGTTGCGCAGCACGTCGTTCGCCCCTTCGCCGATCTGGTTGATGCGCGCGTCGCGCAAGATTCGCTCGAACGGCTCGTCGGTAAAGTACGCCTTGCCGCCGTAGATTTGAAACACGTCGTTCACGATCTTCCACAGCACCTCGGTGGCGAAGACCTTGAGCATCGCCGTTTCGAGCATGTAGTCGTCGTGGCCGGAGTCGATGAGCGCGGCGGTCTGGTAGGTGGCGCTCTCCATAGCAAAGATGCCTGCTTCCATGTACGCGATCTTCTCCTTCACGAGCTCGAACGAGCCGAGCGTCTGCCCGAACTGCACCCGGCTGTTCGCATGCTCGACGGCCTTTGCCAAGCAAAACTTCGCCGCGCCGGTGCAGCTGGCGCCGAATGTCGTTCGGCCGAAATCGAGGACCGTGAGCGCTACTTTCAACCCCTTGCCGAGCGTGCCGAGTATGTTTTCCTTCGGCACGAACATATCTTTAAACGCAAGCCGCGCGGTCGCGCTGCCGCGCACTCCCAGCTTCGACATCCGCTTCTCGACCACCTCGAAGCCCGGCATGTCGGGCGTGACGAGAAACGCCGTGACCTTCGTCTCTTTGCTCCCGGGCACCGGAGTCCGCGCCATGACCGTGAGCACTTGCGCGATCCCGCCGTTCGTGATCCAGCGCTTCTTCCCGTTGAGGATGTAGCCCTTCCCGTCGGCCGTCGGCACGGCTTGCGTTTGCACGTTCGCGGCATCGCTTCCCGCTTCCGGTTCGGTGAGCGCAAACGCGCTGATCCATTCGCCGGTCGCGAGCTTCGGCAGCCAGCGGGCCTGCTGCTCTTTCGTGCCGAAGAGCACCAGCGAACGGGGACCGATCGAATGATGGGCGTTCACGAACAGGGCCGTGCTCGCGCAATGTCCGCCGAGCACTTCGAGCAGCTTGCAATACGACGCTTGCGACAAGCCGCGCCCGCCGACGCTCTCGGGCAGGCACGCACCCAACACGCCGACGTCGCCCAAGCCGCGCACGATCTCATCCGGAATGATCGCCTCGCGGTCGATCTTCACCGGATCGACCCGCTCTT
This genomic window contains:
- a CDS encoding acyl-CoA dehydrogenase family protein, producing MGAADREKQIAQAEELLSDFRMRVGFAKGLYFGHYLNERLVPYPDPGSDPLTLKMQAELRRFCQERVDPVKIDREAIIPDEIVRGLGDVGVLGACLPESVGGRGLSQASYCKLLEVLGGHCASTALFVNAHHSIGPRSLVLFGTKEQQARWLPKLATGEWISAFALTEPEAGSDAANVQTQAVPTADGKGYILNGKKRWITNGGIAQVLTVMARTPVPGSKETKVTAFLVTPDMPGFEVVEKRMSKLGVRGSATARLAFKDMFVPKENILGTLGKGLKVALTVLDFGRTTFGASCTGAAKFCLAKAVEHANSRVQFGQTLGSFELVKEKIAYMEAGIFAMESATYQTAALIDSGHDDYMLETAMLKVFATEVLWKIVNDVFQIYGGKAYFTDEPFERILRDARINQIGEGANDVLRNFIALVGMRDVGLELQGILEAAKHPLGNVGKLSGFMARKVGALLSSPTVHVRSTELHDDAAQLGKMVGKFGAAVEALLRNHQEAILEKQYLLGRVADAATELYVCGCVLNRLDALCRDEHADETQKCRDLKVARYYLATARRRVTSYLDALWHNDDEGTSEIADLALKTK